A single window of Eucalyptus grandis isolate ANBG69807.140 chromosome 1, ASM1654582v1, whole genome shotgun sequence DNA harbors:
- the LOC104436090 gene encoding U1 small nuclear ribonucleoprotein C, giving the protein MPRYYCDYCDTYLTHDSPSVRKQHNAGYKHKANVRIYYQQFEEQQTQSLIDQRIKEHLGQAAAFQQVGAAYNQHLMAQRPRLPILPTPMMPMGANVQMPMNSPLAPGMRPPVLPRPPPGAPGYNPPSTMPSMVPPPGAPSIPQMNGMLRPPTFNVPPNFPGSGTTPTSSGSTSSMAPLPAYQTNPAGPNSGGFDSFNPNSKAPDASH; this is encoded by the exons ATGCCTCG GTACTACTGCGACTACTGCGACACGTACCTGACGCACGACTCG CCATCAGTTAGAAAGCAGCACAATGCAGGATACAAGCACAAG GCGAATGTGCGTATTTACTACCAGCAATTCGAGGAGCAGCAAACTCAAAGTTTAATCGACCAAAGGATTAAGGAACACTTGGGGCAAGCAGCAGCTTTCCAGCAAGTTGGCGCCGCTTATAATCAGCATCTTATGGCTCAGAGGCCTCGATTACCTATACTACCAACGCCTATGATGCCCATGGGAGCGAATGTGCAGATGCCTATGAATTCTCCTTTAGCCCCCGGAATGAGGCCGCCTGTTTTGCCTAGGCCACCCCCTGGTGCTCCAG GCTATAATCCTCCCTCAACAATGCCTTCAATGGTGCCACCCCCTGGTGCTCCCTCTATCCCTCAAATGAATGGCATGCTAAGGCCTCCTACATTCAACGTGCCTCCTAACTTTCCTGGGAGTGGAACAACCCCAACCTCTTCTGGCAGCACCTCCTCAATGGCACCACTTCCTGCCTATCAAACAAATCCTGCCGGACCAAATAGTGGAGGCTTTGACAGTTTTAATCCCAACTCTAAAGCTCCTGATGCTAGTCATTAG
- the LOC104436424 gene encoding selenoprotein F, which yields MSAARGYGLVVLALAIVASASLASSREKLSARQCEDLGFSGLALCSDCNAFAEYVKDQELVSDCLKCCTEDSDDETSKITYSGALLEVCMRKLVFYPEIVGFIEEEKDKFPSVKVQYVFNSPPKLIMLDEDGQFKDTIRIDNWKREHVLQFLREKVKPASPK from the exons ATGTCGGCGGCGCGCGGCTACGGCCTGGTGGTGCTCGCGCTCGCGATCGTCGCGTCGGCCTCGCTCGCGTCGTCGCGGGAGAAGCTGAGCGCCCGGCAGTGCGAAGATCTGGGGTTCTCGGGCCTCGCCCTCTGCTCCGACTGCAACGCCTTCGCCGAGTACGTCAAGGACCAAG AGCTCGTGTCCGACTGTTTGAAGTGTTGCACCGAAGATTCTGATGACGAGACTAGCAAG ATCACTTACTCTGGGGCACTACTGGAAGTTTGTATGAGGAAATTAGTCTTTTATCCTGAAATTGTTGGTTTtattgaagaagagaaggacAAGTTCCCTTCCGTTAAAGTCCAGTATGTTTTCAACTCACCACCAAAGTTGATCATGCTGGATGAGGATGGCCAATTCAAAGACACAATAAG GATCGACAACTGGAAACGTGAGCATGTCCTGCAGTTTCTGAGAGAGAAGGTTAAACCTGCTTCGCCAAAGTGA
- the LOC104436505 gene encoding putative pentatricopeptide repeat-containing protein At1g31840, protein MGSHHNIHSFCALLHLLLSKNMFAPANRVFDKMIGYCIVNSSDLSVPICEGLRRYGAIGKIGVACSFLLDSYRKYRMIDQCMSTFHYMCKSRIMVSHSSLSAMLDFLVDLNRADEVISIYKSMCKSFGSQCHRAIYEHVMDRFLKRGDIEKSWNFHRAVIDDGAVLDIIACNKIMRALCESSQNNLALQYLNMLQVTGPEPSVASFSILINGFCKERRLDKAFKVCELMAKNGVDPDLVTYTILIGGLLKAKKLDKGCALLLEALNKGIEFDVVTYSSIMDAFLKTGDLQRAAVLYRRCLKVGIKPNMITYGILINGMCLNDRIMEACGIFGHILKLGYVPSLLTYSSLLGGLCKFGYLRDGFRLYDDIMKSGGEPDTVVCNVLINGLCKQGLMIDALRFFYQSVDYGLNPNVFIFNSLINGWCKLRCIRNALKVYSQMACYGVRPDIVTQTTLISAVIELGRLDYALLLFFQLLKKGFSPDVVTYCTLIDGACKQHNSTLGFEIFKMMQWNGVIADIAIYNVLINMLLKEARLGDALQLFDQVKERGLEPDIVTYNTVICGYCSLRMLDEAVQLYEKLNYGQLKPNTITFTILIDAYCKEGKMDGAMSLFGKCWKKVRNLISSLTVV, encoded by the coding sequence ATGGGATCTCACCACAATATACATTCTTTTTGTGCTCTCCTCCATCTGCTGCTTTCCAAGAATATGTTTGCCCCTGCCAACAGAGTTTTTGACAAAATGATTGGTTATTGCATTGTGAATTCTTCTGATTTATCCGTTCCAATTTGTGAAGGTCTGAGGAGGTATGGTGCAATTGGAAAAATAGGAGTGGCATGTAGCTTCTTGCTTGATAGTTACCGCAAATATAGAATGATCGATCAATGCATGAGTACGTTTCATTATATGTGCAAATCGCGCATTATGGTATCACATTCATCATTATCAGCGATGCTGGATTTTTTGGTCGATTTGAATCGTGCTGATGAAGTTATCAGTATTTACAAGTCTATGTGCAAATCATTTGGAAGTCAGTGTCATAGAGCTATATATGAGCACGTCATGGATAGGTTCTTGAAGAGGGGGGACATtgaaaaaagttggaattttCATCGTGCAGTGATTGATGATGGCGCTGTCCTTGATATCATAGCATGTAACAAGATCATGAGAGCTCTTTGCGAGAGTAGTCAAAACAATTTAGCTCTTCAATATCTGAATATGTTACAGGTAACTGGTCCAGAGCCATCAGTAGCGTCTTTCAGCATTTTGATTAATGGTTTTTGTAAGGAGCGTAGATTGGACAAGGCATTTAAGGTGTGTGAGCTCATGGCCAAGAATGGTGTCGATCCTGATCTTGTAACTTATACTATTCTCATTGGTGGTCTTTTAAAAGCTAAAAAGTTGGATAAGGGTTGTGCTCTTCTCTTAGAGGCATTGAATAAAGGTATTGAGTTCGATGTAGTGACTTATAGTTCAATTATGGATGCATTTTTGAAAACTGGAGATTTGCAAAGGGCTGCTGTGCTGTATAGAAGATGTTTGAAGGTGGGGATCAAACCAAATATGATCACATATGGCATTCTTATCAATGGAATGTGTCTGAATGATCGGATTATGGAGGCATGTGGGATTTTTGGTCATATATTGAAGCTTGGTTATGTGCCTTCTCTCTTGACTTATAGCAGTCTTCTTGGAGGCTTGTGCAAATTTGGATACTTAAGAGATGGTTTCAGGTTGTATGACGATATAATGAAGAGTGGTGGAGAGCCTGATACCGTTGTCTGTAATGTGCTGATAAATGGTCTTTGCAAGCAAGGCTTGATGATTGATGCTCTCAGATTCTTTTATCAGAGCGTTGACTATGGGCTTAATCCGAATGTCTTTATTTTCAACTCCTTGATAAATGGCTGGTGTAAATTAAGATGTATAAGAAATGCTTTGAAGGTGTATAGCCAGATGGCTTGTTATGGCGTAAGACCTGATATTGTGACTCAAACCACACTCATAAGTGCGGTTATCGAGTTGGGAAGACTGGACTATGCTTTGCTgctttttttccaattattgAAGAAGGGTTTCTCCCCAGATGTTGTAACTTATTGCACTCTTATTGATGGTGCATGCAAGCAGCATAACTCAACTCTTGGgtttgaaattttcaagatGATGCAGTGGAATGGAGTGATAGCAGACATTGCAATATATAATGTTCTCATTAACATGTTGTTGAAGGAAGCTCGTCTAGGAGATGCTCTACAGCTTTTTGATCAAGTTAAAGAAAGAGGCTTAGAGCCTGATATTGTGACATACAATACTGTGATCTGTGGGTATTGCTCTTTGAGAATGCTAGACGAAGCAGTTCAACTTTATGAGAAGCTTAATTATGGTCAACTAAAACCGAATACCATAACATTTACAATTCTAATTGATGCTTATTGCAAGGAAGGTAAGATGGATGGAGCAATGTCTTTGTTCGGAAAATGTTGGAAAAAGGTCCGGAACCTAATCTCATCTCTTACAGTTGTCTAA
- the LOC104436328 gene encoding protein SHORT-ROOT, with protein MDISLFTPKGTSPHLIGCDPQFIIGYGQLDMQFNSNNQPQNSHTTTTSTSRSSDSSEPSATGNKWAPRLLRECARAISDKDSTKIHQLLWMLNELASPYGDCDQKLASYFLQALFCKATDSGHRCYKTLVSVAEKSHGFDVARKLILKFQEVSPWTTFGHVASNGAILEALEGESKLHIIDISNTLCTQWPTLLESLATRNDETPRLKLTVVITASVVGSVMKEIGQRMEKFARLMGVPFELNLISGLNNLGELTEDKLGIKEDEAIAINCIGALRRVQVDERGEIIRMFQSFRPRIMTVVEEEADFSSTRDDFVKCFEECLKFYTMYFEMLEESFAPTSNERLMLERECSRSIVRVLACDEGHRDGGECQRRERGSQWSERLKEAGFSAVGFSDDVVDDVKALLKRYRAGWSLVVPPQGQEDDSSAGIYLAWKEEPLVWASAWKP; from the coding sequence atGGACATATCCCTCTTCACTCCCAAAGGAACCTCCCCACACCTGATCGGTTGTGACCCCCAATTTATCATCGGCTATGGTCAGCTAGACATGCAATTCAACAGCAATAACCAGCCTCAGAACAGCCACACGACAACGACCTCGACGAGCCGGTCGTCGGACTCGAGCGAGCCGTCAGCTACAGGTAACAAATGGGCTCCAAGGCTTCTTAGGGAGTGCGCGAGGGCGATCTCGGACAAGGATTCCACCAAGATCCATCAGCTCCTATGGATGTTGAATGAGCTGGCTTCTCCTTATGGGGATTGCGATCAGAAATTGGCTTCCTACTTCTTACAAGCCCTCTTCTGCAAGGCGACGGACTCCGGGCACCGGTGCTACAAAACCCTAGTCTCGGTCGCTGAGAAGAGCCATGGGTTCGACGTGGCTAGGAAGTTGATACTCAAGTTCCAGGAGGTGAGTCCGTGGACGACTTTTGGTCATGTCGCTTCAAATGGTGCAATATTGGAAGCCCTAGAAGGAGAGAGCAAGCTTCACATAATTGATATAAGCAACACGCTTTGCACTCAATGGCCTACTCTGTTAGAGTCTTTGGCCACGAGGAATGACGAGACGCCGAGGTTGAAGCTCACTGTGGTGATAACTGCTAGCGTTGTCGGGTCGGTGATGAAGGAAATAGGTCAAAGAATGGAGAAATTCGCGAGGCTGATGGGAGTGCCCTTCGAACTGAACTTGATTAGCGGACTGAACAACTTGGGAGAGCTGACCGAGGATAAATTAGGCATCAAAGAGGACGAAGCCATCGCGATCAATTGCATCGGAGCATTGAGGAGGGTCCAAGTGGATGAAAGAGGGGAAATAATAAGGATGTTCCAATCGTTCAGACCGAGGATCATGACCGTCGTAGAAGAAGAAGCCGACTTTTCCAGCACGAGGGACGATTTCGTCAAGTGCTTCGAAGAGTGCCTCAAGTTCTACACGATGTACTTCGAGATGTTAGAAGAGAGCTTTGCACCGACGAGCAATGAGAGGTTGATGCTGGAGAGGGAGTGCTCAAGGAGCATAGTTAGGGTTTTGGCCTGTGATGAAGGGCATCGCGACGGCGGCGAGTGCcagagaagggagagagggagtcAATGGTCCGAGAGGCTCAAGGAGGCCGGTTTTTCAGCTGTCGGGTTCAGCGACGACGTGGTCGATGACGTCAAGGCGCTCCTCAAGAGGTACCGGGCTGGCTGGTCGCTGGTGGTGCCGCCACAAGGACAAGAAGATGACTCATCAGCTGGGATTTATTTGGCTTGGAAGGAGGAGCCTCTAGTCTGGGCTTCAGCATGGAAACCCtaa
- the LOC120292773 gene encoding 60S ribosomal protein L38, producing MPKQIHEIKDFLLTARRKDARSVKIKRSKDVVKFKVRCSKYLYTLCVFDSEKADKLKQSLPPGLSVQDL from the exons ATG CCGAAGCAAATCCACGAGATCAAGGATTTCCTCCTCACTGCTAGGAGGAAGGATGCACGCTCTGTGAAGATCAAGAGGAGCAAGGATGTGGTGAAGTTCAAGGTTCGCTGCTCCAAGTACCTCTACACTCTTTGCGTCTTTGACTCCGAGAAGGCCGACAAGTTGAAGCAATCTCTTCCTCCAG GTTTGAGCGTGCAAGACCTGTGA